Proteins encoded within one genomic window of Triticum aestivum cultivar Chinese Spring chromosome 2D, IWGSC CS RefSeq v2.1, whole genome shotgun sequence:
- the LOC123049859 gene encoding late embryogenesis abundant protein At3g53040, whose protein sequence is MSRLMAAMLLGGARVASATALTGNTAVKAIPRPCFLAPRPHAASWSPICMQTAPRSSQAYNNSPDDRREIKDKYRGAAEQAKDATGHAKESAKDQASRMADETKDKAGDAAEKASRMTEKANHETKETANQAADKAGEMKERAKETAEEAAERASRMTEKAKHETKETASQAADKAGEMKERAKETTGQAIDKAKETAGAAKEKTAEVAEGAMDKAGEAKDRAAEGTRSAGEKVAEMTKEGASKVAETAQVLGEKAKQAAQGAWEATKEAAQGVKEKVGSESTAEEHSTWDDVEAATKERDRIAQEERKRQAREKGAGLP, encoded by the exons ATGTCCAGGTTGATGGCCGCCATGCTTCTCGGAGGAGCGCGGGTCGCCAGCGCCACGGCGCTCACCGGAAACACTGCCGTGAAGGCCATTCCCAGGCCCTGCTTCCTCGCTCCCCGCCCGCATGCCGCGAGCTGGAGCCCCATCTGCATGCAGACCGCCCCGAGATCGTCGCAG GCGTATAACAACTCGCCGGACGACCGGAGGGAGATCAAGGACAAGTACAGGGGCGCGGCGGAGCAGGCCAAGGATGCCACCGGCCATGCCAAGGAGAGCGCGAAGGACCAGGCGTCGCGCATGGCCGATGAGACCAAGGACAAGGCCGGGGACGCCGCCGAGAAGGCCTCCCGCATGACGGAGAAGGCGAACCACGAGACTAAGGAGACGGCAAACCAGGCCGCGGACAAGGCGGGGGAGATGAAGGAGAGGGCCAAGGAGACGGCGGAGGAAGCCGCAGAGAGGGCCTCCCGCATGACGGAGAAGGCCAAGCACGAGACCAAGGAGACGGCAAGCCAGGCCGCGGACAAGGCGGGGGAGATGAAGGAGAGGGCTAAGGAGACGACGGGGCAGGCgatcgacaaggccaaggagacggcGGGCGCGGCCAAGGAGAAGACCGCGGAGGTGGCGGAGGGCGCCATGGACAAGGCCGGCGAGGCCAAGGACAGGGCCGCGGAGGGCACCAGGAGCGCCGGGGAGAAGGTTGCGGAGATGACCAAGGAGGGCGCGAGCAAGGTGGCGGAGACCGCGCAGGTGCTCGGCGAGAAGGCGAAGCAGGCGGCGCAGGGCGCCTGGGAAGCCACAAAGGAGGCCGCGCAAGGGGTGAAGGAGAAGGTCGGTTCAGAGAGCACGGCGGAGGAGCACTCAACGTGGGACGACGTCGAGGCCGCCACCAAGGAGAGGGACAGGATCGCGCAGGAGGAGCGGAAGAGGCAGGCCAGGGAGAAGGGCGCCGGCTTGCCGTAG